One segment of Bacillus alkalisoli DNA contains the following:
- a CDS encoding SulP family inorganic anion transporter has protein sequence MSTKSVVYPWYKKEDTDAFFALFQNNLANFVIIAVTMLGLGFPASIVFGKVIPGAAVAVIVGNLYYAYMANRLAQKEGRTDVTALSYGISTPVMFVFLFGVLLPAKTLTGDPELAWKIAVAAAFLSGFIEVAVSFTGNWIRNHLPRAAMLGALAGVALTFIAGEMLFNTFSIPVVGLVSLIIIIVGVIGKMAMPFKIPTTLFAVLIGTILAFVLGYQSPEKISDGLANIGFYPILPTLAAFEGMTFLFGALIGLLAVILPITLYNAIETMNNVDAMAAAGDSYDVRECQAVDGAGTMIGAMFGGLFPTTVYIATVGSKQMGAGRGYSILNAVVFAIAAMTGGIAALSSIIPLAAVAPILVFVGLSMVTTAFQSNDKKYFPAVAIAMLPYFANYVMTRFNNPAGEVVAGISEGIVPLGQGAMFTAIILGAITAFVIDQQYKKAAIFSLVGALMSFVGFMHAPQLNFNASPEYTMGYILVAGFLLYCAYKGKVANEKNTDSYTTKDKAA, from the coding sequence ATGTCAACGAAATCAGTAGTATATCCATGGTATAAAAAAGAAGATACAGACGCTTTTTTTGCACTCTTTCAAAATAACTTAGCAAACTTCGTCATCATTGCCGTAACGATGCTAGGCTTAGGATTCCCTGCTAGTATTGTTTTCGGTAAAGTAATTCCAGGTGCTGCGGTTGCCGTTATTGTTGGGAACCTATATTATGCATACATGGCAAATCGATTGGCACAAAAAGAAGGACGAACGGATGTTACGGCCCTTTCATACGGGATCAGTACACCAGTTATGTTTGTGTTTTTATTCGGAGTACTACTACCAGCAAAAACGTTAACTGGAGACCCTGAACTTGCATGGAAAATTGCGGTGGCGGCTGCTTTTTTAAGTGGATTTATAGAAGTTGCTGTAAGCTTTACCGGGAACTGGATACGCAATCATTTACCGCGTGCAGCGATGCTTGGGGCTTTAGCTGGTGTTGCATTAACTTTTATCGCTGGAGAAATGCTTTTTAACACATTTTCCATTCCAGTTGTTGGATTAGTATCATTAATCATTATCATTGTTGGGGTTATCGGAAAGATGGCAATGCCTTTCAAAATTCCAACTACACTTTTTGCCGTATTAATTGGAACGATTTTAGCATTTGTCTTGGGGTATCAATCTCCTGAAAAAATATCCGATGGATTAGCAAACATTGGATTTTATCCAATATTACCAACTTTAGCAGCTTTTGAAGGTATGACGTTTTTATTTGGGGCGTTAATTGGATTGCTGGCTGTTATTTTACCAATCACTTTATATAACGCAATTGAAACGATGAATAATGTGGATGCTATGGCTGCTGCCGGGGATTCTTACGATGTTCGTGAATGTCAAGCAGTTGACGGCGCAGGGACAATGATAGGCGCTATGTTTGGTGGACTTTTCCCAACAACTGTTTATATTGCAACAGTTGGTTCTAAACAGATGGGAGCAGGTCGAGGATATAGTATATTAAATGCTGTTGTTTTCGCGATTGCCGCGATGACTGGTGGAATTGCTGCACTTTCTTCCATTATTCCTTTAGCTGCTGTTGCCCCAATCTTAGTTTTTGTTGGATTATCGATGGTAACAACTGCTTTTCAATCTAATGATAAAAAATATTTTCCAGCAGTTGCAATTGCGATGTTACCTTATTTCGCAAACTATGTGATGACACGCTTTAACAACCCTGCAGGTGAAGTAGTCGCAGGCATTTCAGAAGGAATCGTGCCACTAGGCCAAGGTGCTATGTTCACTGCCATCATACTTGGAGCAATTACCGCCTTCGTTATTGATCAACAATATAAAAAGGCAGCCATCTTCTCCTTGGTTGGTGCACTAATGTCGTTTGTTGGATTCATGCATGCACCACAATTAAACTTTAACGCATCACCTGAATATACAATGGGCTATATTCTAGTTGCGGGATTCTTACTTTACTGTGCATACAAAGGAAAAGTTGCAAACGAAAAAAATACAGATTCATATACAACAAAAGATAAAGCCGCTTAA
- a CDS encoding aspartate/glutamate racemase family protein — MKTIGLIGGLSWESTSEYYRYINEMVKRQKGGLHSAKIVMYSFNFEEMVELQHSGKWDIATKRMIEAGKTLQNGGVDIIVICTNTMHICADEMRENLDIPLLHIVDTVAEKIEEQKITKVGLLGTKFTMEQPFYKELLKKQGIEVVVPNEDDRQVVHDVIYEELCKGKVKESSKEKYLTIIEKLQQEGAGGIILGCTEIPLLIQQKDTSVPLFDTTYIHAVAAVEFALKEEKLQKV, encoded by the coding sequence ATGAAAACAATAGGGTTAATTGGGGGATTAAGTTGGGAATCGACTTCTGAATATTATCGTTACATTAATGAAATGGTGAAGAGGCAAAAAGGTGGTTTACATTCTGCTAAAATAGTTATGTATTCTTTTAATTTTGAAGAAATGGTGGAATTGCAACATAGTGGAAAATGGGACATCGCAACAAAGAGAATGATCGAAGCAGGAAAAACGCTGCAAAATGGTGGGGTTGATATTATCGTTATTTGTACAAATACGATGCATATTTGCGCAGATGAAATGAGAGAGAACTTGGATATCCCGTTATTGCACATTGTGGATACAGTAGCTGAAAAAATTGAAGAACAGAAGATTACGAAAGTAGGGCTTCTTGGGACGAAATTTACGATGGAACAGCCATTTTATAAAGAGCTTTTGAAAAAGCAAGGTATTGAAGTTGTCGTTCCGAACGAGGATGACCGTCAAGTTGTCCATGATGTTATTTATGAAGAGCTGTGCAAAGGGAAAGTGAAAGAGAGTTCGAAAGAGAAATATTTAACAATTATCGAAAAGCTTCAGCAAGAAGGTGCAGGCGGAATCATTTTAGGCTGTACAGAGATTCCTTTATTGATTCAGCAAAAAGACACAAGTGTGCCGTTGTTTGATACAACGTATATACATGCAGTAGCTGCTGTGGAGTTTGCGTTGAAAGAGGAAAAATTACAAAAAGTATAA
- a CDS encoding DUF6944 family repetitive protein: MVDFKNSSQISKSDKHNANPSSSLEEKLFQGVATGVWIQLFGQIIEAVSFSKLVHSKGEKATELEKGILLGIWISAIGNFLEAIGVSQQLTVTSPEKKLQAQRLSASGNWAQALGAGVEATNETAEIRKEEEGLISPSTTFVP; encoded by the coding sequence ATGGTGGACTTTAAAAATTCATCCCAAATTTCCAAATCCGACAAACATAATGCTAATCCTTCATCTTCCCTTGAAGAAAAACTCTTCCAAGGAGTCGCAACTGGCGTATGGATACAGCTATTTGGCCAAATCATCGAAGCTGTTAGCTTTTCCAAGTTGGTCCATTCAAAAGGAGAAAAGGCCACAGAACTTGAAAAAGGTATCTTACTTGGGATTTGGATTTCAGCCATCGGCAACTTTTTAGAAGCAATTGGTGTATCCCAACAACTTACAGTAACTTCTCCAGAAAAAAAACTCCAAGCTCAACGACTATCTGCCTCTGGTAACTGGGCGCAAGCACTAGGCGCTGGGGTTGAAGCAACAAATGAGACAGCCGAAATACGTAAAGAAGAAGAAGGGTTAATTTCTCCCTCTACAACTTTTGTTCCATAA
- a CDS encoding DinB family protein — MKSVIQQYAYIKQSREVLFSYLESVSPQDLVQEHISFSGKSLIELHLHVAKCYETWISRFLNEEKDVLNGSTPETVSELRSVFHNVNQLVEEFFQKAEGELFEEQVYSFSNGREATFSPLWLFTHVTTHEYHHKGQIVSLGKQLGYKPPLTDLVNIIWND; from the coding sequence ATGAAGTCAGTAATTCAACAATATGCTTACATAAAACAGTCTAGAGAAGTGTTATTTTCTTATTTAGAATCCGTCTCGCCTCAAGATTTAGTACAAGAGCACATCTCTTTTTCAGGAAAGTCATTGATAGAATTGCATTTACATGTGGCAAAATGCTATGAAACTTGGATTTCTCGTTTTTTAAATGAAGAAAAAGATGTATTAAATGGCAGCACTCCAGAAACAGTATCAGAGCTAAGAAGTGTTTTTCATAATGTAAATCAACTTGTAGAAGAATTCTTCCAAAAAGCTGAAGGAGAGTTATTTGAAGAACAGGTTTATAGCTTTTCTAACGGAAGAGAAGCTACATTCTCTCCTCTTTGGTTATTTACACACGTAACAACCCATGAATACCACCATAAAGGACAAATAGTTTCACTAGGTAAACAATTAGGTTACAAGCCCCCGTTAACCGATTTAGTAAATATTATATGGAATGATTAA
- a CDS encoding DUF6944 family repetitive protein, whose amino-acid sequence MFSHTETLNISGAWLQSIGTLIVAVAETEYVNNQTPIYDLIIIGNSFQGIGNSLQGFAGILQQPESDPISILGSFTQASGNATGVYSAALNIQSLTTKSQDYNILGSSLQSLGAGLEASSESTQSDPFSLEITIGYSLQSLGAGLEAIGGLYVKKSKSTTGNLMTLIGSYLQFYGATIAAIAITKQALTPS is encoded by the coding sequence ATGTTTTCTCATACAGAAACTCTGAATATTTCAGGTGCATGGCTACAATCCATTGGCACGCTTATCGTTGCGGTTGCTGAAACAGAATACGTTAATAACCAAACTCCTATTTATGATTTAATCATTATTGGCAACAGCTTCCAAGGTATCGGCAATAGTCTTCAAGGGTTCGCTGGAATTTTACAACAACCTGAGAGTGATCCCATAAGTATATTAGGTAGCTTTACGCAAGCTTCAGGTAACGCAACAGGAGTCTATAGCGCCGCATTAAACATCCAATCACTTACAACCAAAAGCCAAGATTACAATATACTCGGTAGCTCACTTCAATCACTAGGTGCTGGACTAGAGGCTAGCTCAGAAAGCACACAAAGTGACCCGTTTAGTCTTGAAATTACGATTGGATATAGTTTGCAATCTCTAGGTGCTGGACTTGAAGCAATCGGTGGACTTTATGTAAAAAAGTCTAAGTCAACTACCGGCAATCTCATGACACTAATTGGTAGTTACCTACAGTTTTACGGTGCTACAATTGCCGCTATCGCCATTACAAAACAAGCATTAACCCCATCATAA